A region of the Candidatus Aegiribacteria sp. genome:
TTCAACATCACTTTTCTCCGTTTAGAACCGTCCGTTATTATCAGCCTTGCGTCAAGGGCAAGGAAAACAATGGTAAGATCGCCAATGGGGGATGCGTTAACGATGTTTCCTCCCACAGTAGCCCTGTTCCGGACCTGAGCAGAGGATACGAGTTCTAACGCTTTGTGCAGATTGCCAGTACTACAGAATACTCGAGAATCGATGATGTCAGTAATGGTTGTGGCAGCTCCAATGTTAATCCTGTCATCAGTTATGGATATTCCATTCATTTTTTTATTTTCTGATAAAAACATCAGATCAGCATTCTTCAGCTTTTCAGCTTCTACTGAGAAAAGATCCGTTCCGCCTGCAACTACTATTTCGTGTTCTGAAACGCCCTCGTGGGGTTTTTCGGATCCACAGGTATCGAGGACTTGAAGCTTCTCTTTAATTCCGAGAAAATAGGGGGGAAGCATATTCTTTTCTACAAGCCATTCAAGATGCTCGCGGGAGTAGCAGCTTCCGGCTGGGGAAGGTCCGATTAGTCCGGATATATTTTTCGCGGCATTCCTTATAGATACGTATCCCGTACACCTGCAGATGTTTCCGCCTAAAGAACCTGCTGCTCCCGTATCGAAAGGATCTATTGTGTTCAGAAGGTAACCTGTAAGGGACATGATAATGCCGGGTGTGCAGAAACCGCACTGGGAGGCGCCTTCCTCTACGAAAATCTTCTGAATGGAAGAAAGCCCATCCTTCGGATTAACCCCTTCGATGGTTACAAGATGTCTGCCCCGGAGTTCCCCGACAGGAAGAATGCAGGAATTCACAGCCATATATTTGATCCCCTGCTGCAGTGGTATTCCCAGAAGTACGGTACAGGCGCCGCAGTCACCTTCCCTGCAGCCTTCTTTCGTTCCAGTTAATCCGGCTTCCGAGCGAATCAGATCAAGTGTAACTGCCCCCGGAGGAAGCTTCGTTGAGTAATTTTTATCATTGAGAATGAACGATATCATTTTCCCCCGATTCCATTGACTGTCCTGAGTATAATGATGTTATGAAGATGGCGGTATTTCCGGATAGAATTTCATCAGCTTCTCTTCAAGTTCACTGCAGGAAGCTTCAGCGCATGCGTATATTTCATCGGCTCTGTTAAACTCAAGAATCCCAATATTCTTGAGTTCAGGTTTTATGTAAACGTCAGGCCCGCCTGATTTCATTCTGGCCTTTACAATTGATTTCTGCATTATATCGAACATGTCCAGAATTGCCTTGACTGCGTTTGGCGGGCTGTCAGATACGGATTCTGCATATCCAAGAACATCCACAGCAACAATTAAATCGCATTCATCCAGAACATCCCAGGGAACCGGATTCACACCTCCACCGTCAATTAAGATTTTATCTTCATATTTAACAGGAGTAAAAAGCCCTGGTAGTCCCATACTTGCTTTGACCCCCTGCAGAAGGTCCCCGGAGGAGATGATCACCTGGCTTGATGCCCAGAAATCTGTGGTCACGACCTTCAGCGGGATCTCAAGTTTATCGAAATTGTCTATCTTAATTGCATCGTAAAGATATTTCATAATCGAATCGCCTTTGAAAACCCCCGGTCCTATGAAGTCGATATCCAGGAGTTTTACAAGCCTCCTGATATCCTTGAGTATTTCTACCGGGGAATCGTTCTTCCTGATGATTGTATCCTGTACCAGTCTGCGAATTTCCGAGCCGCTCAGACCTGATGCATACAGAGCCCCCATCACAGCACCTATGCTCGTACCCGCGATGCAGCATGGCTTGATTTTCATTTCATCAAGAAGCTCAAGAATTGGAATGTGCGCAAGCCCTCTCGCTCCACCGCCGCCCAGGGCAAGGCCCAGCCTGATACTCTTCTTTTTACCGTCCGGCGTTTTCCTACCGAGAAGACTTCGGATTCTATTCGTCAGGTAATTACTCATTCAGATTTCCGTCCGGTATTGAGAGTTTATACTGAACAATAACATAAGCAATTGGATCCCGATTGGACGACCACCAATACAGAAAATCCTGAGTGAGAATTCCTCTGTTTATTCTACAAGAATGATTTTACAAACAGCAGAGTAATTGCCTGATAAAAGATGACACAGATATACACCAGAGAAAGCACTTGCAATAACAACAAGATGAACACTGATTACCTGACCAGTAAGGAAACCGGATGCACTTCCATCTGCAGTATTTTTCCAAAAGCTCAATGAAGTTTGCATGCTCGCGTGGGGGTATAAGTATATATCAGGCGTTAATCTTTGCGGCAAACTCAGCGATGTTCTCCTTCTTCAGATCAGAAAAGCTTTTCTTAGCGCCCATGATGAACCGTATGGCGATTCTATCCATGAAACTAGCTTTCTCAAAATGAACCTCCTGTCCGAACCACCCGGCCGCGGTTGAGTGATCGATCAGCTCTGACGAAAAATTCTTATTGATGATATTCAATTGCTTTTCTTCGTTCTTTTCAGCCGCGCAGATGAACAGACCAAGTTTCTTTTCAAGCAACTCCGCTTCGAAATCCCGGCAGAATTCCTTAACCTCTTTCTGTATGTTTCCTACGTAAATGGAACCGCCAACCAATACAGAATCGTATTCATCAAGAGCCGGCAGATCATCATGACCAAGTCTGACAAGATCCGTCGAATCCTGAAGTTCTCCGGCAAGAAGTTCTGCTGCGTTCGCAACACTGCCATACTTCGTCGCGTAGATTATCAGATTCCTCATGTTATTTCTCCACAATCTTAGCTATATGGTTAATATTCCCCCAGGACTGCTGCGCACCATGCGAATGATCTGGCTCTTATTTGATCATCGTTCTTGAAGATAACAGCGTAATCGCTGAGTATGGATGAAAGTTCATACATGCTGATAAATTCGGAGAAAGGGCTTTCCTGAAAGTGTTCAACGGATTCAAAAGTACAGCACCAGTTCATATTGCAGGAAACCCGCTCGAACGCTGAACAGGCTTCTTCGTAGTACTGCATCGCGCTCTGAATGTTTCCTTCCTTAAAAGCGACTATGGAGGCGGTATGAGCCGCGATAAGAAACTTGCAGGACATCTCTTCATTGTTGTAGTACCTTGCGGGATACATGACAGTATCCAGGGTTTCAGCGGCCTGTCCGATCTCACCTGTTTCGAGGAGTGAATCCACCAGCGACAGTTGATCATCTGAATAATCCTCACCAGTTGTACCAACAGGAACAAGGATCAGGGTTTCCGCATCCCAGATATAAGAAATAGTGTTAGTTGACGTGCTGAAAGGATACTGCGAGGCTACTACTACAAGATCTTCCTCCTCATCGAACCAGGAGAATGTCTTTACCGGATTCATGAACATTCCGAAGGAAGTTGAACCAAGATACAGAGTATCTTCCCCATACCCGATGAGTGCGAGTTCAGGCCCATCCGCCGGTTCACCTACAACGAGAAGGTCAAGATAATCCAGTCCTTCAGGCAGGAATTCCGCGGGGAAATCCTGAACGTTTATCACGTCCGAACCGCCATTATTAATTATCCATTCCTCCAGATAGAATCCGGGAACTTCAGCAATGGATTGTGATGTACAGAACAGCAGC
Encoded here:
- a CDS encoding patatin-like phospholipase family protein, whose product is MSNYLTNRIRSLLGRKTPDGKKKSIRLGLALGGGGARGLAHIPILELLDEMKIKPCCIAGTSIGAVMGALYASGLSGSEIRRLVQDTIIRKNDSPVEILKDIRRLVKLLDIDFIGPGVFKGDSIMKYLYDAIKIDNFDKLEIPLKVVTTDFWASSQVIISSGDLLQGVKASMGLPGLFTPVKYEDKILIDGGGVNPVPWDVLDECDLIVAVDVLGYAESVSDSPPNAVKAILDMFDIMQKSIVKARMKSGGPDVYIKPELKNIGILEFNRADEIYACAEASCSELEEKLMKFYPEIPPSS
- a CDS encoding FAD binding domain-containing protein, whose protein sequence is MISFILNDKNYSTKLPPGAVTLDLIRSEAGLTGTKEGCREGDCGACTVLLGIPLQQGIKYMAVNSCILPVGELRGRHLVTIEGVNPKDGLSSIQKIFVEEGASQCGFCTPGIIMSLTGYLLNTIDPFDTGAAGSLGGNICRCTGYVSIRNAAKNISGLIGPSPAGSCYSREHLEWLVEKNMLPPYFLGIKEKLQVLDTCGSEKPHEGVSEHEIVVAGGTDLFSVEAEKLKNADLMFLSENKKMNGISITDDRINIGAATTITDIIDSRVFCSTGNLHKALELVSSAQVRNRATVGGNIVNASPIGDLTIVFLALDARLIITDGSKRRKVMLKDFFRGYKVLDLSAGELLESFEFNAPDSSMSFNFEKVAMRKHLDIASINTAAALRVSNGIIEKADISAGGVAPVPLYLARTSAALQGMNISTDTARIAVRTACDEISPIDDVRGSAVYKKLLLGKLIAAHFVELFPEFVDGEKLL
- a CDS encoding flavodoxin domain-containing protein, which gives rise to MRNLIIYATKYGSVANAAELLAGELQDSTDLVRLGHDDLPALDEYDSVLVGGSIYVGNIQKEVKEFCRDFEAELLEKKLGLFICAAEKNEEKQLNIINKNFSSELIDHSTAAGWFGQEVHFEKASFMDRIAIRFIMGAKKSFSDLKKENIAEFAAKINA